GTTCATCGGCTATACCGGCGCGGTGGCGGCGGGCGTGTGGGTCGGCAATGACGATGACAGCCCGATGCGCGGCGTGACCGGTGGTCGGCTGCCGGCCAAGATCTGGGCGCGGGCGATGTCGGAAGGCGGCGGCCGGCTGATGCGGACCCCGCCGCCGGTGCTGCCGGTGCGCGCGCCGGTGATGGCCGATGCCGGCACCACCACCAGTGACGATCCGCTGTCACGCCTGCTGCGCGGCCTGTTCGGCGACGACACCGCCGCCCCGCAGGCAGCCGGGCCCAAGGCGGCGCCGGCGCCACGCAACGACCCGGCGCCACGGCCACAGCAGCCGTCGCTGGGCAATCCGCCGGCCTATCCCGGCGACGACCGCTTCCACCCCTGACCGCTCGATCCGGCCGCAGCCTCAGCCGTTGGTGATCGGCGGTGCCGGCGTCGGGCGCACCAGCCGGAAATAGGCGAGCAGCGCCACCGCCGACAGCACCAGAATGGTGGCGGCGATCGGGGTTGGTGTGCCGTCGGCCAAAGGTGCTGTCGCGGCGGCGACGATGCCGCCGGTGGTCATCTGGCTGCAGCCGATCAGCGCCGAGGCCGTGCCGGCGATGCGCGGATAGGGCAGGATCGCGGCGGTGAAGGCCTGCGGCAGCGCCAGGCCGGCGCCGGCGAGCAAGGCCGCCGCCGACAGCGACACACCGAGTGGACCGTCTATACCGGCCACGGTCTGTGCCGCCATGGCAAGACCGCCCAGCGCCATGATGGCGATGCCCAGCCCCAGCAGGTTCAGTGATCCCAGCCGCATCACCAGCCGGCCGCCGGTGGCAGCCCCCAGCACATAGCCGGCGACCGCAAGCCCAAAGAACAGGCCGAAACGGTCCGGCGCCACGCGATAGCCTTCGATCAGCAGCACTGACGAATTCGACACCCAGGCGAACAGCCCGCCAAAGGCCGAACAGGTGCAGATCGCCAGCCCGACGAAGCGCCGGTCGCGGATCAGTCCGCCCATGCTGCGCAGAATGGTCAGCGGCCGGATGCGGCGGATGTCGCGATCGGTGATCGGTTCGGGCAGGATCATCACCGCGCCTGCGATCAGCAGCAGGCCGATGCCGGCCAGCACCGCGAAATTGGCCCGCCAGCCGAACAGCACCTCGATCTGACCGCCGATCATCGGCGCCACCATCGGGGCCAGCGCCGTGGCCGAGGTGATGGTGGCGAAGATCGAGCCCGCGCGTTCCGGCGGGAACAGGTCGCGGACCAGCGCCCGGCCGATCACCGCGCCCGCGCAGGCACCGGTGCCCTGCAGCACCCGCGCCAGCACCAGGTCGTCGATGGTCACCGAGTACAGACACAGGATCGAGGCCGCGACCTGCACCGTCATGCCGGTGATCAGCACCGGCCGCCGGCCCAGGGCGTCGGAAACCGGTCCATAGACGAGCTGCGCCAGCCCCCACATATAGCCGGTCAGCGTCAACTGTGCGGTGGCGGCATCGGTGCCCAGATCGCGGCCCATCGCCGGCAGCGACGGCAGATAGAGATCGGTCGACAGCGGCCCGAGCGCTGTCAGCGCGATCAGGAACAGGATGATGATCCGGCTGGGCCCGGAGGCTGAGGGGCGGCCGGTTCCTGACGGATGGCCCGTTGCTGACGGATGGCCCGTTCCTGACGGATGGCCGGTCGGGGGCTGAGGCTCTGCCATGTCGGGTGGCGCCGATCTGAAAAGGGGCGTCTGTCGGGGGAGATGGGCAGGCCACAGCTTACAGGCGCCCGCGCCCCGCTGGTTATAGGCGCCCGCGCCCCGGTGGCCAAGCAATCCGGATGAACGGCCCGCCGGGTATTTCGTTTCGAAATATGAGACACATTTTCGCCGCATCCGGTCCCGCGCAGGACCATCCGCAGACGAAAGCATTCATACGCGAGCATCCGCCGGTTGATCATCCGGCGCCGGCATCAGGCCTTTGTTCCGAAGAGTCGTCGGTTTACAATATGTTCGCCTTTCCAGACGCGTCCGGTGCCGATCCGGCGACGCATCGCCCGGTTATTGCGTGTGGCGCGGGTCTATCGTGTCAGGGTGATATGGCCTGTGTCGATAATCGCGAATAAATTGACGCAACCACGCTGCAGGTATATATGTCCCCCACATATCAAGGGCCAATCGACCGGCGGCCATCCGCCCGTAGCTGGAGAGGATTTGAGCGTGACGATCAATGCAGGTCTGGAAGGGATTGTCGTCGCTGAGACGGATCTGTCGCTTGTCGACGGGACCAACGGATATCTGGTTTATCGCGGGAACTGGGCGAAGGATCTTGCCATCTCGCGGACGTATGAGGACGTCGTTCACCTTCTCTGGCGCGGTCATCTGCCCAGTGAACAGGAATCGGAAGCCTTCCGCGCTGAACTGGCGGCGCGTCGCAAGCTGCCCGACTATCTGAAGACGATCATCGCGGCGCTGCCCCCTGAGACCGACACGATGAGCGTCTTGCGGACCGCGACATCAGCGATCGGCAATCGCGGCTATGCCTGGCCGCCGACCTTCGAACAGGCATCGGATATTCTGGCCAAGGCGCCGACGATCATCGCCTATCGCCATGCGCTGAACACCGGCCGCGACCCGATCGAGCCGGATGAGAGCCTCGGTCATGCCGCAAACTATCTCTATATGCTCCATGGCGAGAAGCCGACCCGTGTGCATACCCGCGCGCTGGATGCCTATATCATCCTGACCGCGGAACACGGCCTCAATGCCTCGACCTTCACCGGCCGGGTGATCACCTCGACCCGCTCCGACATCGCCTCGGCAATCACCGGCGCCATCGGTGCGCTGAAGGGCCCGCTGCATGGCGGCGCGCCGTCGGAAGTCGACACCATGCTGGAAGAGATCGGCACCAAGGAGAACGCCGAGCCCTGGCTGCGTGGCCAGATCGAGGGCGGTGAGCGGCTGATGGGCTTCGGCCACCGGGTCTACAAGACCATGGACCCGCGCGCCGTGGCGCTGCGTCTGGTCTCCGACAGCTTCGCCGGCGAGGATCCGTGGTTCGACCTGTCGGTGCATGTGGAAGAAACCGCGGTGCGGCTGCTGAAGGAATACAAGCCCGGCCGCAACCTGTATCCGAACGTCGAATTCTGGGCGGCGGCGGTGCTGCGCGGCGTGCGCATCCCAACCGACCTCTACACCCCCACTTTCGGTCTGGCGCGCATGGCCGGCTGGTCGGCTCATATTCTGGAACAGGCCGACAAGAACCGCCTGATCCGGCCGGAATCGACCTATGTCGGCGAGATGCCCAAGGCGTCCTGACGCCCGGTATTCTCAGCGCCGGCATTCCCCGCCCTGGCGGTGGATATTCACGACAGCGGCCGGCCGTGCCTTCTCAGGGGCGCGGCCGGCCGTTTGGCGTATGGCGCCGCCCCCGGGATCAGGCCAGGCGGGCCTCGACCAGCCGCACCAGAGCGGTTGCCACGATCGGGATCAGACGATCGTCGAAATCGTAATGGGGGTTGTGGACCATGCAGCCGCCCTCGCCACCCTGGCCGAACAGCAGATAGGCGCCCGGGCGCTTCTGAAGCATGAAGGCGAAGTCTTCCGCCGCCATCAGCGGCGCGAAATCCGGCTGGAACCCATCCTTGAACAGATCGCCCAGGATCGACGCGGCAAAGGCGGTCTGGTCGGGATCGTTGATCAGCACCGGATAGCCGCGCTGATAGGTGACCTCTGCTGTCACGTCACGGGCCGCGGCCACGCCGGTGCAGACCCGGGCGAGGCCGCGTTCAAGCAGGCCGCGGGCATCGTCATCCAGCGCGCGCACCGTCCCGCCCAGCCAGCCCGCATCCGCCACCACATTATGGGTGGTGCCGACATGGATCTGGGTCACCGACAGCACCGCCGCCGCATGGGCGCTGACCTCGCGGGATACCAGGCCCTGCAGGGCGCAGGCGGCCTCTGCCAGGGCCAGGGCCGGGTCGCGGGTGGTGTGCGGCATGCCGGCATGGCCGCCGCGCCCGGTCATCACCACCTTGAATTCATCGAAGGATGCCATTGCCGGGCCGCTGCGGACGCTGGCGGTGCCGAAGGGCAGAAGCGGCATGTTGTGAAAGCCGAAAATGCTGTCGCAGGGGAAGCGCTCGAACAGCCCCTCATCCACCATCCGGCGGCCGCCACCCAGGCCTTCCTCTGCCGGTTGGAAGATCACCGTCAGCGTGCCGCGGAACTGGCGGGTTTCGGCCAGATGGCGGGCCGCGGCCAGCAGGCAGACGGTGTGGCCGTCATGGCCGCAGCCATGGAACAGCCCCGGATGGCGCGATGCCCATGGCCGGTCGGCCTCTTCGGCCATCGGCAGGGCATCCATATCGGCGCGCAGGCCGATCGACGGGCCATCGCCGGTGCGCAGGGTGCCGACCACCCCGGTTTCGGCGATGCCGGTGGTGACGGTGAAGCCCGCCGCCCGCAATTGTGTCGCCACGAAGGCGGCTGTGCGGGTTTCGTTGAAGCCGATTTCAGGATGAGCGTGCAGATCGCGCCGCCATGCGGTATGCGTCGGGTGCTGGTCGTTCAGAGCGGCAATGATCTGCAGGCCCATGGCATCGTGCCTCCGGGGTTGCGGGCAGGGCAATATAGTCAATATAGTTTACTAACTGGGCAACAGGGACAAAGCAAGCGACATGGATGGTGACACGCACGACCCGGGGATGCTGCGGGGCGATGACCTGGAGCATTTCCGGCAGCGCAATCTGGGGCGGCTGCTCGATGAAGTGCATATGGCCTTCGACCGTCGCGCGCTGCAGTATCTGCGCGACAGCGGCTATCCGATGCTGAATGCGGCCCATACCCATGTCCTCAGAACCATGCGGTTCGA
The DNA window shown above is from Tistrella bauzanensis and carries:
- a CDS encoding M20 aminoacylase family protein; this encodes MGLQIIAALNDQHPTHTAWRRDLHAHPEIGFNETRTAAFVATQLRAAGFTVTTGIAETGVVGTLRTGDGPSIGLRADMDALPMAEEADRPWASRHPGLFHGCGHDGHTVCLLAAARHLAETRQFRGTLTVIFQPAEEGLGGGRRMVDEGLFERFPCDSIFGFHNMPLLPFGTASVRSGPAMASFDEFKVVMTGRGGHAGMPHTTRDPALALAEAACALQGLVSREVSAHAAAVLSVTQIHVGTTHNVVADAGWLGGTVRALDDDARGLLERGLARVCTGVAAARDVTAEVTYQRGYPVLINDPDQTAFAASILGDLFKDGFQPDFAPLMAAEDFAFMLQKRPGAYLLFGQGGEGGCMVHNPHYDFDDRLIPIVATALVRLVEARLA
- a CDS encoding multidrug effflux MFS transporter, which encodes MAEPQPPTGHPSGTGHPSATGHPSGTGRPSASGPSRIIILFLIALTALGPLSTDLYLPSLPAMGRDLGTDAATAQLTLTGYMWGLAQLVYGPVSDALGRRPVLITGMTVQVAASILCLYSVTIDDLVLARVLQGTGACAGAVIGRALVRDLFPPERAGSIFATITSATALAPMVAPMIGGQIEVLFGWRANFAVLAGIGLLLIAGAVMILPEPITDRDIRRIRPLTILRSMGGLIRDRRFVGLAICTCSAFGGLFAWVSNSSVLLIEGYRVAPDRFGLFFGLAVAGYVLGAATGGRLVMRLGSLNLLGLGIAIMALGGLAMAAQTVAGIDGPLGVSLSAAALLAGAGLALPQAFTAAILPYPRIAGTASALIGCSQMTTGGIVAAATAPLADGTPTPIAATILVLSAVALLAYFRLVRPTPAPPITNG
- a CDS encoding citrate synthase/methylcitrate synthase, which encodes MTINAGLEGIVVAETDLSLVDGTNGYLVYRGNWAKDLAISRTYEDVVHLLWRGHLPSEQESEAFRAELAARRKLPDYLKTIIAALPPETDTMSVLRTATSAIGNRGYAWPPTFEQASDILAKAPTIIAYRHALNTGRDPIEPDESLGHAANYLYMLHGEKPTRVHTRALDAYIILTAEHGLNASTFTGRVITSTRSDIASAITGAIGALKGPLHGGAPSEVDTMLEEIGTKENAEPWLRGQIEGGERLMGFGHRVYKTMDPRAVALRLVSDSFAGEDPWFDLSVHVEETAVRLLKEYKPGRNLYPNVEFWAAAVLRGVRIPTDLYTPTFGLARMAGWSAHILEQADKNRLIRPESTYVGEMPKAS